One genomic window of Solanum dulcamara chromosome 10, daSolDulc1.2, whole genome shotgun sequence includes the following:
- the LOC129869803 gene encoding cold shock protein 1-like, whose amino-acid sequence MDAIKDQVTPASEAPLNQQEVISANTGRKERKWVSKINAIREKSRGFNGARTNSCSSLANSLVSRPNKEKRPFPLCNRCSRTHQGECMAGKEGFYKCGGMGHKMRDYQVASSKGRESKRARCKGGASQSKPGGSFSISTISKCGKNHRGECLVGSGACYKFGKPGHYARECRSGTRPQALAQTIGHPD is encoded by the exons ATGGATGCTATCAAGGACCAAGTTACTCCGGCTTCGGAGGCTCCA TTGAATCAACAAGAGGTGATTTCTGCAAACACGGGTAGGAAGGAAAGGAAGTGGGTGAGTAAGATAAATGCTATAAGGGAGAAATCTAGGGGCTTCAATGGTGCGCGGACCAATAGTTGTTCATCTCTTGCTAATTCCCTGGTGTCTAGGCCTAATAAGGAGAAACGTCCATTTCCCCTTTGCAATAGGTGTAGTAGGACCCACCAAGGAGAATGCATGGCCGGTAAGGAGGGTTTCTACAAGTGTGGTGGTATGGGTCATAAGATGAGGGACTATCAGGTGGCTTCTAGTAAAGGgagggagtctaagagggctAGATGCAAGGGTGGAGCTTCTCAATCCAAGCCCGGTGGTAGCTTTAGTATATCTACTATTTCcaagtgtgggaaaaaccataggGGAGAGTGCTTAGTGGGGTCAGGTGCTTGCTATAAGTTTGGAAAGCCAGGTCATTATGCAAGGGAGTGTAGGAGTGGTACCAGACCTCAGGCTCTGGCCCAGACTATAGGTCATCCAGATTAA